Proteins from a genomic interval of Parcubacteria group bacterium ADurb.Bin159:
- the tyrS gene encoding Tyrosine--tRNA ligase, with product MEKEEKKEEWIKQLKENLINPPKIKADITIEEEKKIILEKTAEVYTEHDLWKKLKKSKQTKKPLIIKYGIDPTSSGFHLGHFVFLRQLKKIQDLGHQIIFLIGDFTARIGDPSDKKAARQPLTKAQVEQNMKNYFSIVSRYIKFGEDGKKAKLAYNSRWLSKLNLEKFFPLTSTLTVSQMLERDCFSRRFKDNKPIGVNEFLYPLLQGYDSVALKADVEIGGRDQTFNMLVGRDLQKRFYNQEPQVVLTFPLLLGINGQKMSKTLKNYISLTDKPQDIYGKIMSLPDNLMKEYFLLLTDIKLDEWHSIEKAMRQGLNPMEVKKVLAEVITAQIYNPKIAEKERERFVQLFSQRKITGQKFETIKTVLPQNFLDILYEYKFIKTKMEGRRLFSQSAIKMIKEDGSQEIIKDPKYKVSQDGLSFKIGKKIFITIKK from the coding sequence ATGGAAAAAGAAGAGAAAAAAGAAGAATGGATAAAGCAACTTAAAGAAAATTTAATAAACCCGCCTAAAATAAAGGCGGATATTACCATTGAAGAAGAAAAAAAAATAATTTTAGAAAAAACCGCTGAAGTTTATACGGAACATGATTTATGGAAAAAACTAAAAAAATCTAAACAAACAAAAAAACCGCTCATTATTAAATACGGCATTGATCCAACTTCTTCCGGTTTTCATTTGGGGCATTTTGTCTTTTTAAGGCAATTAAAAAAAATACAGGATTTGGGGCATCAAATTATTTTTTTAATTGGTGATTTTACAGCGAGAATTGGTGATCCTTCGGATAAAAAAGCAGCTCGTCAGCCCCTTACTAAGGCACAGGTGGAACAAAATATGAAGAATTATTTTTCTATTGTTTCCCGTTATATTAAATTTGGCGAAGACGGGAAAAAAGCAAAATTAGCCTATAACAGCCGATGGCTTTCTAAATTAAATTTAGAAAAATTTTTTCCTCTTACTTCTACTTTAACTGTTTCCCAAATGCTTGAGCGAGATTGTTTTAGCCGAAGATTTAAGGACAACAAACCTATTGGCGTTAATGAATTTTTATATCCTTTGCTTCAAGGTTATGATTCTGTGGCTCTTAAGGCGGATGTAGAGATTGGTGGCAGAGATCAAACTTTTAATATGTTGGTGGGCAGAGATTTACAAAAACGTTTTTATAATCAAGAGCCGCAAGTAGTTTTAACCTTTCCCTTGCTTTTAGGAATTAATGGGCAAAAGATGAGTAAAACTCTTAAAAATTACATCTCTTTGACTGATAAACCTCAAGATATTTACGGGAAAATTATGTCTTTACCGGATAATTTAATGAAAGAATATTTTTTACTTTTAACCGATATCAAATTAGATGAATGGCATTCAATAGAAAAGGCTATGAGACAAGGATTAAACCCAATGGAGGTTAAAAAAGTATTAGCTGAAGTGATTACCGCTCAAATATATAATCCTAAAATTGCCGAAAAAGAAAGAGAAAGATTTGTTCAATTATTTAGTCAACGTAAAATTACTGGCCAAAAATTTGAAACGATTAAAACAGTATTGCCCCAAAATTTTTTAGATATTCTTTATGAATATAAATTTATTAAAACTAAAATGGAAGGAAGAAGATTATTCAGTCAAAGTGCTATAAAAATGATTAAAGAAGATGGAAGCCAAGAAATTATTAAAGATCCAAAATATAAGGTATCTCAAGATGGTTTATCTTTCAAAATCGGCAAAAAAATATTTATCACTATTAAAAAATAA
- a CDS encoding putative ABC transporter ATP-binding protein, whose amino-acid sequence MENIIEIKRVSKSFGEKTIFENLDLSIKEGECLVVVGPSGCGKTTLLKLIAGLLFPDKGEIIVLGKNISDLDPFELNKMRANLGMVFQTSALFDSLTVKENVEFFLREHANLSGGETRKRVERILERVGLARTEDLFPSQLSEGMKKRVAIARALIYSPQILLYDEPTVGLDLISLNNIIELIKYAHKDEGTTSIIVSHDLRNILSLGQRFILLKEGKIKELDNSWKDRVLQSLDIFPELFNTEVKDEKKKIQD is encoded by the coding sequence ATGGAAAATATAATTGAAATTAAAAGAGTGTCAAAAAGCTTTGGAGAAAAAACAATTTTTGAGAATCTTGATTTGTCGATTAAAGAAGGTGAATGCTTGGTTGTTGTGGGCCCTTCTGGTTGTGGGAAAACCACGCTTTTGAAGTTAATAGCGGGACTACTCTTTCCTGATAAAGGAGAGATAATAGTTTTAGGAAAAAACATTTCCGATTTGGACCCCTTTGAATTAAACAAAATGAGGGCTAATTTGGGAATGGTTTTCCAAACCTCAGCCCTTTTTGATTCTTTGACCGTGAAAGAAAATGTGGAATTCTTTTTGAGAGAACATGCTAACCTTTCAGGTGGTGAAACAAGAAAGAGGGTTGAGCGAATATTGGAAAGGGTTGGATTGGCGCGAACAGAAGATTTATTTCCCTCCCAACTTTCCGAAGGGATGAAGAAGAGGGTGGCAATTGCAAGGGCGTTAATTTATTCCCCCCAGATTCTTCTTTATGATGAGCCGACCGTTGGTTTAGATCTTATTTCTCTAAACAATATAATTGAGCTTATAAAATATGCCCATAAAGACGAAGGGACAACTTCGATTATCGTTAGTCATGATTTAAGAAATATTCTTTCTTTGGGTCAGAGATTTATTCTTCTAAAAGAGGGAAAAATCAAAGAATTGGATAACTCTTGGAAAGATAGAGTACTTCAATCTTTGGACATTTTCCCCGAATTATTTAATACGGAGGTAAAAGATGAGAAGAAAAAAATTCAAGATTAG
- the xseA gene encoding Exodeoxyribonuclease 7 large subunit gives MVYSVSNYLDKLNIVLEGEKAKIKGEISRIEKREKTIYFDLKDSDGEPAVLNCLIFRSVYKMMGIEFQEGMEVIIGGEPNIWKPIGRLSIKVESVELVGEGVLQKAYEFLKKKLEKEGLFAPERKKKIPVFPTKIGLISSRYGEAIHDFNANLENIGFKIKFFDSRVEGQEAVPDLIKAIDWFNKKSDCEVLVVIRGGGSWESLQAFNNEAVVRAIAGSKIPVLCGIGHERDIPLATLAADKSVSTPTAAAQFISHSWRETKQYIYNLQAKLLNSFEELLFYQESKLTQNSEEIKNQFSSIYHKFPLLIEGFKRIFSIIGQTINNQKENLAKSTKTLKEKFTMAIDTANQQIKNCEEKIKIQDPKKQLRLGYSLVFDGEKIIKDAAQLSVGQLIKLQFYKGSADSQIKKIKK, from the coding sequence ATGGTTTATAGCGTTAGTAATTATTTAGACAAATTAAATATTGTTTTAGAAGGAGAAAAAGCGAAAATTAAGGGCGAAATAAGCAGGATTGAAAAAAGAGAAAAAACAATTTATTTTGATTTAAAAGATTCTGATGGAGAGCCGGCTGTTTTAAATTGCTTAATTTTTCGTTCAGTTTATAAGATGATGGGCATTGAATTTCAGGAAGGAATGGAAGTTATTATTGGAGGAGAGCCAAATATTTGGAAGCCAATAGGTAGATTGTCTATAAAAGTAGAATCAGTAGAATTGGTGGGAGAGGGGGTTTTACAAAAAGCCTATGAGTTTTTAAAGAAAAAATTAGAGAAAGAGGGATTATTTGCCCCAGAAAGAAAAAAGAAGATTCCTGTTTTTCCCACTAAAATAGGTTTAATTAGTTCTCGTTACGGAGAAGCTATTCATGATTTTAATGCTAATTTGGAAAATATCGGTTTTAAAATAAAATTTTTTGATTCACGAGTAGAAGGACAAGAAGCAGTGCCGGATTTAATTAAAGCTATTGATTGGTTTAATAAAAAATCAGATTGTGAGGTTTTAGTTGTCATTAGAGGAGGGGGGAGTTGGGAAAGTTTACAGGCATTTAATAATGAAGCTGTTGTTAGAGCTATTGCCGGTTCGAAAATCCCTGTTTTATGCGGCATTGGGCATGAAAGAGATATCCCTCTAGCCACGTTAGCCGCTGATAAATCTGTTTCCACTCCTACTGCTGCTGCCCAATTTATTTCACATTCTTGGCGAGAAACGAAACAATATATTTATAATTTACAAGCAAAATTATTAAATTCATTTGAAGAATTGCTTTTTTATCAAGAATCAAAATTGACTCAAAATTCCGAAGAGATAAAAAACCAGTTTTCATCCATTTATCACAAATTCCCCTTATTAATAGAAGGGTTTAAAAGAATTTTTTCCATTATTGGGCAAACCATAAATAATCAAAAAGAGAATTTAGCCAAATCAACAAAGACACTAAAAGAAAAATTTACTATGGCTATAGATACAGCTAATCAACAAATTAAAAATTGCGAAGAAAAAATAAAAATTCAGGATCCTAAAAAACAATTGCGTTTAGGATATAGCCTTGTTTTTGATGGGGAGAAGATTATTAAAGACGCGGCGCAATTGTCTGTTGGTCAACTTATTAAATTGCAATTTTATAAAGGTTCCGCTGATTCACAAATAAAAAAAATAAAAAAATAA
- the mlaE gene encoding putative phospholipid ABC transporter permease protein MlaE: protein MKKMWRIVVKIVRMIFRRELLDELYRIDKTFLLNSIVGFLIGMGYGFEVNVYFIRYGLSALTGAVAMGVSWELMPLITALIAVGRIGVAYAAELASMKVGQQIDALKTLAVTPWQYLVFPKFIACLIMMPGLTIFAVFACFFGEYLVAQSMGVNMETFLNLAKSAFNFSYLIKGMLKAIVFGGVIALISCSCGLNLEKEQESAWGVGRAVEKTVIFSFVAIFLINFCFAFSF, encoded by the coding sequence ATGAAAAAAATGTGGAGGATCGTGGTTAAGATCGTGAGAATGATTTTCCGGCGAGAACTTTTGGATGAATTGTATAGAATAGATAAAACATTTTTACTTAATTCAATTGTCGGGTTTTTGATTGGTATGGGATACGGATTTGAGGTTAATGTCTATTTTATACGATATGGTCTATCCGCGCTTACGGGAGCGGTAGCCATGGGTGTAAGTTGGGAACTTATGCCTTTAATCACTGCCTTAATAGCAGTAGGCCGTATTGGGGTTGCCTACGCTGCAGAATTGGCTTCCATGAAAGTTGGCCAACAAATTGACGCCCTAAAAACTTTAGCCGTGACTCCTTGGCAATATTTGGTTTTCCCCAAATTTATTGCCTGCCTTATCATGATGCCGGGCTTGACCATTTTCGCTGTGTTTGCTTGTTTTTTTGGCGAATATTTGGTTGCCCAATCAATGGGCGTGAATATGGAGACTTTTCTTAATTTAGCTAAATCCGCTTTTAACTTTTCTTATTTAATAAAAGGAATGTTAAAAGCCATTGTTTTCGGCGGAGTTATTGCTCTTATTTCCTGTTCTTGTGGCCTTAATCTTGAGAAAGAGCAAGAAAGCGCTTGGGGTGTGGGAAGGGCCGTGGAAAAAACAGTAATTTTTTCTTTTGTGGCGATTTTTTTGATTAATTTTTGCTTTGCTTTTTCATTTTAG
- the spo0C gene encoding Chromosome-partitioning protein Spo0J gives MLGRGLEALIPTSKGDVSSHAISEIKQDIKREGEEIIKVPLEKIESDPNQPRKSFSYSELEELINSIRIYGIIQPLILCPIREGRYQIIAGERRFRAAKFLELETVPAIIREANKQQKLEIALLENIQRKDLNPIERAEAYFRLSEEFNLTQEEIANRLGKSRSSVANTLRLLSLPSEVQEAIRDEKISEAHGKVLAGIDDPEKQSQYLKRILGLDLSVKETEKMIKKRGRRVAETDPMIAMKVQKISDILGVKMRFCKKAKGGNLVFEIKTEEDLYKFLDKLEQKFK, from the coding sequence ATGTTAGGTCGTGGATTAGAGGCATTAATTCCCACCTCAAAGGGCGATGTTTCTTCGCACGCTATTTCCGAGATAAAACAAGATATAAAAAGAGAAGGGGAGGAAATTATTAAAGTGCCTTTAGAAAAAATCGAATCAGATCCAAACCAGCCAAGGAAAAGTTTCTCTTATAGCGAATTAGAGGAATTGATTAATTCTATCCGAATTTACGGTATTATTCAGCCTCTTATACTTTGCCCTATAAGAGAGGGGCGTTATCAAATTATTGCCGGGGAAAGAAGATTTAGAGCGGCAAAATTTTTAGAGTTAGAAACTGTTCCGGCAATTATTCGGGAAGCAAATAAACAGCAAAAATTAGAAATTGCTCTTTTGGAAAATATACAACGCAAAGACTTAAATCCTATTGAAAGAGCAGAGGCTTATTTTAGATTAAGCGAAGAATTTAATTTAACCCAAGAAGAAATAGCTAATCGTTTGGGTAAATCTCGCTCTTCTGTGGCTAATACATTAAGATTGCTTTCTTTGCCTTCCGAAGTGCAAGAAGCTATAAGAGATGAAAAAATCAGTGAAGCGCATGGTAAAGTATTAGCCGGAATAGATGACCCGGAAAAACAGAGCCAATATCTTAAACGAATTTTGGGTTTAGATTTGAGCGTTAAAGAAACGGAAAAAATGATTAAAAAAAGAGGAAGAAGAGTAGCGGAAACTGATCCGATGATAGCGATGAAGGTACAAAAAATAAGTGACATATTAGGTGTTAAAATGCGATTTTGTAAAAAGGCAAAAGGAGGCAATTTAGTTTTTGAAATTAAAACCGAAGAAGATCTGTATAAATTTTTAGATAAATTGGAGCAAAAATTTAAATAA
- the mucD gene encoding putative periplasmic serine endoprotease DegP-like precursor encodes MSREKSSHQKITVNDGIVDKSSSIKIKKERVPQRNKEEIREDVGRFYHKPFDHLEKPASLGGRSIFGLIILTLIIGFIAGALGSMFIFSRDKIVFPWGKEFNLTKYFPEKHVTEITEKNITVSSDIRINELTGDIEKSLVSIFPKKELKDNPSFLDQIYAPWQIKSMGLIISSDGWILTPYPFEEIDIEENAVEETENKKWEVIINGGEIYDLDKVIRDKRTGLTFIKINGNDLPFLELAPFSSINQGQTVLVADKFLRWYVSAIVRSDWRDITKTEDLVRSTDYFSESLLLNNISPNTLGGSFIFNLKGQLVGSSSSDNKKYIPSWQFLKAISYLKENKEIFYPSLGIDYLLIEEAPGLSSALFHDLKEGAIVYGNPTPGLAAYKAGIRNADVIIKFDGQNINKKNNLTYLVSQKSKGEAIHLTILRRGEEQDLTL; translated from the coding sequence ATGAGTAGAGAAAAATCAAGTCATCAAAAAATAACAGTAAACGATGGTATTGTTGATAAATCGTCATCAATTAAAATCAAAAAAGAAAGAGTTCCTCAAAGAAATAAAGAAGAAATCAGGGAAGATGTGGGGCGTTTTTATCATAAGCCATTTGACCATTTAGAGAAACCCGCTTCTTTAGGGGGTAGGTCTATTTTTGGCTTAATTATTTTAACCTTAATTATTGGTTTTATTGCTGGAGCGTTAGGTTCGATGTTTATTTTTTCCCGTGACAAAATTGTTTTTCCCTGGGGGAAAGAATTTAATTTAACTAAATATTTTCCAGAAAAACATGTTACTGAAATTACAGAAAAAAATATTACCGTGAGTAGTGATATAAGAATAAATGAATTGACGGGAGACATTGAAAAAAGTTTAGTAAGCATTTTCCCTAAAAAAGAATTAAAAGATAATCCTTCTTTTTTAGACCAAATTTACGCTCCTTGGCAAATAAAATCAATGGGGTTAATTATTAGTTCTGATGGGTGGATTTTAACCCCTTATCCTTTTGAAGAAATAGACATAGAAGAAAATGCTGTAGAAGAAACAGAAAATAAAAAATGGGAAGTTATAATAAATGGGGGAGAAATCTACGATTTAGATAAAGTTATAAGAGATAAACGGACAGGATTAACTTTTATTAAAATTAATGGCAATGATTTGCCATTTTTAGAATTAGCTCCGTTTTCTTCAATCAATCAAGGGCAAACGGTATTAGTGGCAGATAAATTTTTAAGATGGTATGTTTCTGCAATCGTTCGGTCAGATTGGCGAGACATTACTAAAACTGAAGATTTGGTTCGTTCTACAGATTATTTTTCCGAATCACTTCTCTTAAATAATATCTCGCCGAATACTCTAGGAGGAAGTTTTATTTTTAATTTAAAAGGACAATTAGTTGGTTCATCGAGTTCAGATAATAAAAAATATATTCCCTCTTGGCAATTTCTAAAAGCTATTTCTTATCTAAAAGAAAACAAAGAAATTTTTTATCCCTCTTTGGGAATTGACTATCTTTTAATTGAAGAAGCGCCGGGTCTTTCCAGCGCTCTTTTCCACGATCTTAAAGAAGGAGCTATTGTTTATGGTAATCCTACGCCGGGATTAGCCGCTTATAAAGCGGGAATTCGCAATGCCGATGTAATCATAAAATTTGATGGGCAAAATATAAATAAAAAAAATAATTTAACTTATCTTGTTTCTCAAAAATCAAAAGGGGAGGCAATCCATTTAACAATTTTGCGTCGCGGTGAAGAGCAAGATCTCACTCTCTAA
- a CDS encoding mce related protein, whose product MGFFDEKSHYYELKATFENISGLKKKSPVWFRGEEVGYVKEIISSSDEIEVIFLIESGIKVPKGSIATISAQGLFGEKYLEIIPPNFNSGDILKQKSVLPGKTTVSLTDLGEKGEISLEEMRIALRQVQEFLVSLNKIIGDEEIKRNAYKIGEIEDEIQGVMVSARVLVDNLNEIVGDSLLKSNLKATITNLKNASIKLDQASEKIETTADNINQIFGDNKVQEIVSDLEELTKDIKEHPWKLLRRR is encoded by the coding sequence ATGGGATTTTTTGATGAAAAGTCACATTATTACGAATTAAAAGCGACTTTTGAGAATATTTCTGGGTTGAAAAAAAAATCCCCGGTTTGGTTTAGAGGTGAGGAGGTCGGCTATGTTAAAGAAATTATCTCTTCATCTGATGAGATAGAGGTAATTTTTTTGATAGAATCAGGAATAAAAGTCCCTAAGGGCTCAATAGCCACTATTAGTGCTCAAGGACTATTCGGGGAGAAATATCTTGAGATAATCCCCCCGAATTTCAATTCCGGAGATATTTTAAAACAAAAAAGTGTTTTACCCGGTAAAACTACGGTTAGTTTAACCGATCTCGGGGAAAAAGGAGAGATTAGTTTAGAAGAAATGAGAATCGCTCTTCGCCAAGTTCAAGAATTTCTCGTCTCTCTAAATAAAATTATAGGGGACGAAGAAATTAAAAGAAACGCCTATAAAATAGGCGAGATAGAAGACGAAATCCAGGGGGTTATGGTAAGTGCAAGAGTATTGGTTGATAACCTGAATGAAATTGTGGGGGATTCTCTACTAAAGAGTAATCTTAAAGCAACTATAACTAACTTGAAAAATGCATCAATCAAACTTGATCAAGCAAGTGAAAAAATAGAAACAACAGCAGACAATATAAATCAGATTTTTGGAGATAATAAGGTACAAGAAATAGTTTCTGATTTGGAAGAACTAACCAAGGATATTAAAGAGCATCCTTGGAAGCTGTTAAGAAGGAGGTAA
- the ndk gene encoding Nucleoside diphosphate kinase — MPSNNYLKEEKTCVLIKPDGVKRGLIGEIIKRIEQRGLKIIALEMIWATKDQIDRHYPKDKEYIKNLGEKTLANYKEYHLDAKKELGTDDPIKIGEIVRGWLIDYLTAGPIVKMVISGLHAINMVRKIVGSTMPSQAEMGTIRGDFSVDDSTMANREKRSVRNIIHASGNEEEAKHEINFWFSPEEIHNYKRTEEDVM; from the coding sequence ATGCCTTCTAATAATTATTTAAAAGAAGAAAAAACCTGTGTTTTAATTAAACCCGATGGAGTAAAACGGGGATTAATTGGTGAAATTATTAAACGAATTGAACAAAGGGGGTTGAAAATTATTGCCTTGGAGATGATTTGGGCGACAAAAGACCAAATTGATAGGCATTATCCTAAAGACAAAGAATACATTAAAAATTTAGGAGAAAAGACATTGGCTAATTACAAGGAATATCATCTTGATGCGAAAAAAGAATTAGGAACAGACGACCCCATCAAAATAGGAGAAATCGTTAGGGGATGGTTAATTGATTATTTAACTGCTGGTCCAATAGTTAAAATGGTGATAAGTGGTTTACATGCTATTAATATGGTAAGAAAAATTGTTGGAAGCACAATGCCTTCTCAAGCAGAGATGGGCACAATTAGAGGTGATTTTTCTGTTGATGATTCTACTATGGCTAATCGGGAAAAACGTTCGGTTCGTAATATCATTCATGCTTCAGGCAATGAGGAAGAAGCTAAACACGAAATCAATTTTTGGTTTTCTCCGGAAGAAATTCATAATTACAAACGAACAGAAGAAGATGTAATGTAG
- the tpiA gene encoding Triosephosphate isomerase encodes MKKLLIANWKMNLNLNEEIQLFNSTERLVKGGDFKNLEIVLCPSFLSLDRISEMAKESSLILGAQNCFWEDKGSFTGEISPLYLKKIGIKFVIVGHSERREHLKELDEMVHKKVKAVLDNELCPIICVGETFEERQEKRKDYVIIQQVFKALSGLMPKEQDKIVIAYEPVWVIGSGQAVNSDEAEYTNQIIRQAAVDCLPSNFVLNNMKFIYGGSIDENNVDEFLGKKTIDGFLVGGASLKAEKFLAIADKMVKYVDQ; translated from the coding sequence ATGAAAAAACTTTTAATAGCCAATTGGAAGATGAATTTAAATTTAAATGAAGAAATTCAACTTTTTAATTCTACGGAAAGATTAGTTAAGGGAGGGGATTTTAAAAATTTAGAAATTGTTTTGTGCCCTTCTTTTTTATCTTTAGACAGAATAAGCGAAATGGCAAAAGAAAGTTCATTAATTTTGGGAGCTCAAAATTGTTTTTGGGAAGATAAAGGAAGCTTTACCGGTGAAATTTCTCCTCTTTATTTAAAAAAAATAGGAATTAAATTTGTGATTGTTGGTCATTCAGAAAGAAGAGAACACTTAAAAGAACTTGATGAAATGGTACACAAAAAAGTTAAAGCAGTTCTTGACAATGAACTTTGCCCGATTATTTGTGTAGGAGAAACATTTGAAGAAAGGCAGGAGAAGAGAAAAGATTATGTAATCATTCAACAAGTATTTAAAGCTTTAAGCGGTTTAATGCCCAAAGAACAAGATAAAATAGTGATTGCCTATGAGCCGGTTTGGGTTATTGGCAGTGGTCAAGCGGTTAATTCCGATGAAGCAGAATATACTAATCAAATTATTCGCCAAGCGGCTGTTGATTGTTTGCCGTCAAATTTTGTTTTAAATAATATGAAATTTATTTATGGGGGAAGCATCGATGAAAATAATGTAGATGAATTTTTGGGCAAGAAGACAATTGACGGATTTTTAGTTGGTGGCGCTTCGTTAAAAGCAGAAAAATTTTTAGCTATAGCTGATAAAATGGTAAAATATGTTGACCAGTAA
- a CDS encoding exodeoxyribonuclease VII small subunit, which produces MPAKKENKNLGSSLKKLEEIVNWFEEQKEVDVEDGLEKVKQGVELIKYCRSRLAEVKNEFEEVKKELDKENIK; this is translated from the coding sequence ATGCCTGCGAAAAAAGAAAATAAAAATTTAGGTTCATCTCTTAAAAAATTAGAGGAAATTGTTAATTGGTTTGAAGAGCAGAAGGAAGTGGACGTGGAAGATGGATTAGAAAAAGTAAAACAAGGGGTAGAATTAATTAAATATTGCCGTTCCCGATTAGCCGAAGTGAAAAATGAGTTTGAAGAAGTAAAGAAAGAATTAGATAAAGAAAATATTAAATGA